In one window of Bdellovibrio bacteriovorus W DNA:
- a CDS encoding YjgP/YjgQ permease (COG0795 Predicted permeases), which produces MLLKGKKDFMFYGKKAIQYIFFEMLPSFILGLFVFISIILMFQVLRLTEFALVHGVALKTIAEIIAYVVISLLPILFPMALLFAVLLTYGRLSQDSEIVAMKASGLPMSTLLAPALLLAIIVGVFSAQMSFNIAPWGNRQFEVLFSRLADTKASAVIKESTFSEGFFDMVVYANRVDSNKGKLTDVFIYDEKSGDLPLTIVAKEGEIMPDPDLPGHEVKLRLQDGEIHRQGATHTKISFDTYDVRFSSPLNIIEKAKTPPSLTLTEVQTRLQEPNLDSDTRRTLLTEFHKRLAITVLCIVFAMIGVGLGTNTNKRAAKAGGMILCIGIIILYWVLYVAAEGMARSGSAPAALAIWAPNIIFGGLAIESLRRNWN; this is translated from the coding sequence ATGCTTTTGAAAGGTAAAAAAGACTTCATGTTCTACGGAAAGAAAGCCATCCAGTACATCTTCTTTGAAATGCTTCCAAGTTTTATCCTGGGTCTTTTCGTTTTTATCTCCATCATCCTCATGTTCCAAGTTTTGCGTTTAACCGAGTTTGCACTTGTTCATGGAGTGGCTTTAAAAACCATCGCTGAAATTATCGCCTATGTTGTCATCTCTCTTTTGCCGATTCTTTTTCCGATGGCCCTGCTCTTTGCGGTCCTCTTAACCTACGGTCGCCTCAGCCAAGATTCCGAAATCGTGGCGATGAAAGCTTCGGGGCTTCCGATGTCGACATTGCTTGCGCCGGCTCTGCTTTTAGCGATCATCGTCGGAGTCTTCTCGGCTCAGATGTCCTTTAACATCGCCCCTTGGGGGAATCGCCAGTTTGAAGTTTTGTTTTCAAGATTAGCCGACACGAAAGCCAGCGCAGTTATTAAAGAAAGCACTTTCTCTGAAGGCTTTTTCGATATGGTGGTTTACGCAAATCGCGTTGACTCGAATAAAGGAAAGCTCACTGATGTCTTTATCTATGACGAAAAGTCTGGAGATCTTCCTTTAACTATCGTCGCTAAAGAGGGTGAAATTATGCCTGATCCGGATCTTCCAGGGCATGAGGTGAAACTACGCCTTCAAGATGGAGAGATTCATCGCCAAGGCGCTACGCACACAAAAATTAGCTTCGACACCTATGACGTGCGCTTTTCTTCTCCGCTGAATATTATTGAAAAAGCCAAAACTCCACCTTCACTCACTTTGACGGAAGTACAAACTCGCCTCCAAGAACCGAACCTAGATTCCGACACTCGCCGCACTTTACTGACCGAGTTCCATAAGCGTTTGGCTATCACTGTCCTTTGCATTGTCTTTGCTATGATCGGAGTGGGCTTAGGAACCAATACCAATAAAAGAGCCGCGAAAGCCGGAGGCATGATCCTCTGTATCGGCATCATTATTCTTTATTGGGTTCTATACGTCGCCGCAGAAGGCATGGCGCGAAGTGGATCTGCACCGGCCGCCCTTGCGATCTGGGCACCGAATATTATTTTCGGAGGCCTTGCCATTGAGTCTCTACGAAGAAATTGGAATTAG
- a CDS encoding Smf family DNA processing protein (COG0758 Predicted Rossmann fold nucleotide-binding protein involved in DNA uptake), with protein MIDLIALCMVVKNLPAIKIYNDDVLKLLKNSMQSKEPLSCFLQSLADEFPDISLAVKMSTNSYRTAFEEIQSAFARNIHMTFYGHELYPENCYAMEDPPWVLSYIGTPCWRLPSLAVVGSREPSSESTQWMEKELLSLCSSERPVIVSGGARGVDQKAHALALRNFLPTIIVLPSGLGQIYPSTLESWVESVVSSGGCLVSEYSLNQRMHKHLFHHRNRLIAALGDGTLLVEARRRSGTLITARHAVQLGRPVWVVPGHPLDPHFLGSLDLLSEGAQLVRDAEDLKIFLRAERRDLDFPLVFLDDKSRGSH; from the coding sequence ATGATTGATTTGATCGCTCTTTGTATGGTGGTAAAAAATCTACCGGCCATAAAAATATATAATGATGATGTTCTTAAACTTCTGAAAAACTCTATGCAAAGCAAAGAGCCCCTTTCTTGTTTTTTGCAAAGTCTTGCTGACGAGTTTCCGGATATTTCTCTAGCTGTAAAAATGAGTACGAACTCCTATCGCACTGCTTTTGAAGAAATTCAAAGTGCTTTTGCGCGGAATATTCACATGACTTTTTATGGTCATGAACTCTATCCAGAAAATTGTTACGCTATGGAAGACCCGCCCTGGGTTTTGTCATATATTGGAACTCCTTGTTGGCGTCTGCCATCCTTGGCCGTAGTGGGGAGTCGTGAGCCCTCTTCAGAGTCTACTCAGTGGATGGAAAAAGAGTTACTGAGTCTTTGTTCATCCGAGCGTCCCGTGATTGTCAGTGGGGGAGCTCGCGGAGTTGATCAAAAAGCCCACGCTTTGGCTTTGCGGAATTTTCTTCCGACTATCATTGTGCTTCCCTCGGGGTTGGGACAGATCTATCCAAGCACTCTTGAGTCCTGGGTCGAGAGTGTGGTGAGTTCTGGAGGTTGCCTGGTGAGTGAATACTCGCTGAATCAAAGAATGCATAAACATCTGTTTCATCATCGCAACCGACTGATTGCTGCCTTAGGGGATGGGACTCTTTTGGTGGAAGCTCGTAGAAGAAGTGGGACCTTGATTACAGCTCGGCATGCTGTTCAGTTAGGGAGGCCCGTTTGGGTTGTGCCTGGGCATCCGTTAGATCCGCACTTTTTAGGGAGTTTGGATTTGCTCAGTGAGGGGGCTCAGCTGGTTCGCGATGCTGAAGACTTGAAAATCTTCCTCCGTGCAGAGCGAAGGGACCTCGACTTTCCTTTAGTATTTCTAGACGACAAAAGTCGAGGCTCCCACTAG
- a CDS encoding signal peptide protein (COG1652 Uncharacterized protein containing LysM domain) produces the protein MNKKSLVVFLIFAALAAKAQDYSDQWESDPLDVLEMQNDEKKTQPQVPEFQDIDDSGGLASPFEEVPHSDTPTMDMPPLTPAPSTPAYSGGGTDGGPDYSQEAEFHRIYKNFNEQPTSTENWEKVVGARESEVYQVQKGDTLSGISSTFFGDFGYWPKLWSLNNPQILNPHEIEPGMNIKFYPGTMDEAPTLSLAAAGEEVETGKEKVPGSSPVIGLPKAKAAAPVLKGLPPSLPKYKMGHIEKTRIDIDLTPMRFPRALEHLEFFISDRAVIGSGKVTGTEMNMKTAGDYQYIYVELNGSSEKFFVAQKNLTEVSDPLVKDRKGQMVEIQGEIEVLERVSDQKNVYRAIVRKTISPIEVGSVLVPGRMPMIDPIAGSVVDGVGAKIMGGQFDRTRTLFGSNSLVFLDAGANQGLQEGQTLRIYADEKVRNKKTDAVINDRVIGTAKIVRTSPNFATAYVVTATDNILLGDYLGSAKTQARLPVPASNQDFSEDFESDFENLDTPSSSSSPPASDSGFDDSDLDF, from the coding sequence ATGAATAAAAAGTCATTAGTCGTATTTCTAATTTTTGCGGCCTTAGCTGCTAAAGCTCAGGATTATTCTGATCAGTGGGAATCTGATCCTTTGGACGTTTTGGAAATGCAAAATGACGAGAAAAAGACTCAGCCTCAAGTTCCAGAGTTTCAGGATATTGATGACTCTGGTGGATTGGCGAGTCCCTTTGAGGAAGTGCCTCACTCAGACACTCCTACCATGGATATGCCGCCATTAACACCAGCTCCATCGACACCTGCTTATTCAGGTGGAGGAACCGATGGTGGGCCTGACTATTCTCAAGAAGCAGAGTTTCATCGCATTTATAAAAACTTTAATGAACAACCCACTTCGACAGAAAACTGGGAGAAGGTGGTTGGCGCGAGAGAGTCCGAAGTGTATCAGGTGCAAAAAGGGGATACACTCTCTGGAATCTCATCGACATTTTTTGGCGATTTTGGTTATTGGCCAAAGCTTTGGTCTTTGAATAATCCACAAATTTTAAATCCCCATGAAATCGAACCGGGAATGAATATAAAATTCTATCCTGGAACAATGGATGAGGCTCCGACTCTTTCATTGGCTGCTGCTGGCGAAGAAGTCGAAACCGGCAAAGAAAAGGTCCCTGGGAGTTCTCCAGTGATTGGCCTGCCAAAAGCAAAAGCCGCTGCCCCCGTTTTAAAAGGGCTGCCGCCAAGCTTGCCAAAATATAAAATGGGCCATATTGAAAAAACTCGCATCGACATCGATTTAACTCCAATGAGATTTCCAAGAGCCCTAGAGCATCTTGAGTTTTTTATTTCTGATCGTGCAGTGATTGGATCCGGTAAAGTGACTGGCACTGAAATGAACATGAAGACGGCTGGTGATTATCAGTACATCTATGTCGAGCTTAACGGAAGTTCGGAAAAGTTTTTTGTTGCTCAGAAGAATTTAACAGAGGTCTCTGATCCATTGGTGAAAGATCGTAAAGGTCAGATGGTGGAGATTCAAGGTGAAATCGAAGTTTTAGAGCGTGTGAGTGACCAGAAGAACGTCTATCGCGCCATCGTTCGTAAGACGATTTCCCCCATTGAAGTGGGGAGCGTCTTAGTTCCGGGCAGAATGCCGATGATTGATCCTATCGCGGGATCAGTGGTGGACGGAGTGGGCGCTAAGATCATGGGTGGTCAGTTTGATCGCACAAGGACTTTGTTTGGCTCTAATTCTTTAGTCTTCTTGGATGCGGGGGCAAATCAGGGATTGCAAGAAGGGCAAACTCTTAGAATTTATGCCGACGAAAAAGTTCGTAATAAGAAAACAGATGCTGTGATTAATGACCGCGTTATCGGTACGGCAAAGATTGTTAGGACATCTCCTAACTTTGCGACGGCATACGTTGTGACTGCTACGGATAATATTTTATTAGGTGATTATCTTGGTTCTGCGAAAACGCAGGCTCGTCTGCCGGTTCCTGCTTCGAATCAAGATTTCTCGGAAGACTTTGAAAGTGACTTTGAGAACTTAGATACTCCGAGTTCGTCTTCATCTCCGCCGGCTTCGGATTCCGGATTTGATGATTCTGATTTAGATTTTTAA
- a CDS encoding hypothetical protein (COG1729 Uncharacterized protein conserved in bacteria) encodes MKKHQVYKTALVLLSVGVFSTNVFAANPVAKKRDLSSEALLVELTGKDISKESDIDLYAEMVSAFHANDEIGFKSRLQSMLTRFPKSPYADNALYLAGRMAVEHGNFAQGIKYFSKIEKEYPRSNKLAAAKFAKAMTYKRMNLPDFAEKGLKEVRSKYPGSPESFRANAELKAIR; translated from the coding sequence TTGAAGAAGCATCAAGTTTACAAAACAGCATTGGTACTTTTAAGCGTCGGAGTTTTTTCGACGAATGTTTTTGCTGCAAATCCTGTTGCAAAAAAACGAGACCTATCATCAGAAGCTTTGCTCGTTGAATTGACGGGAAAAGATATTTCGAAAGAAAGTGACATTGATCTTTATGCTGAAATGGTAAGCGCTTTTCACGCCAATGATGAAATTGGATTTAAGAGTCGCTTGCAGTCGATGCTTACAAGATTTCCAAAAAGTCCCTATGCAGACAACGCTCTTTATTTAGCAGGGCGTATGGCTGTGGAGCATGGAAACTTTGCTCAAGGCATTAAGTACTTTTCAAAAATCGAAAAAGAATATCCGCGCAGTAATAAGTTAGCCGCAGCAAAATTTGCCAAGGCGATGACATATAAGCGAATGAATCTTCCTGACTTCGCTGAAAAAGGTCTTAAAGAAGTGCGCTCGAAATATCCAGGCAGTCCGGAATCTTTCCGTGCAAATGCTGAGTTGAAAGCCATTCGCTAA
- a CDS encoding putative competence protein (COG0658 Predicted membrane metal-binding protein), translated as MIILIAAAFFACISPTPALLKKASTFAHIQQSKCDEFLSWKMEHQDSLTALLCGTDLSNKNHKELLKKSSLIHIFVVSGAHLLFLDQFLSMLRIPLFVRFPTWLLYSVLAGWQAPIVRAFMQLSLRAGLRIRGLYFPADLAVLLAGVLGIALFPEWVHSLSYQMSWCASLALSYGAFFRHHSSFRKAVFTQLGIYLCMAPLLYGLGNLHPLSVLFNLTLGNFVALFILPLALLASTFPALRPSFDFLLESFFFLVSHLTAPIQQESAPLLSTEILWAWITLLHLLCFLFRKKFFQGRDYSS; from the coding sequence ATGATCATTCTTATCGCTGCTGCTTTTTTTGCGTGCATCTCACCGACACCTGCTTTGCTTAAGAAGGCATCAACATTTGCACACATCCAACAATCGAAATGTGATGAATTTCTGTCATGGAAAATGGAGCACCAAGATTCCTTGACAGCGCTTCTCTGTGGCACTGATTTAAGCAATAAAAATCACAAAGAACTTCTGAAGAAAAGTTCACTCATTCACATCTTTGTTGTGTCTGGCGCACACTTACTTTTTCTTGATCAATTCTTAAGCATGCTGCGCATTCCACTCTTTGTAAGATTTCCGACTTGGCTCCTGTATTCTGTCCTCGCCGGTTGGCAAGCGCCGATTGTTCGTGCGTTTATGCAACTTTCATTGCGCGCAGGATTGCGAATTCGCGGTCTGTATTTTCCAGCAGATCTTGCTGTTCTTCTTGCCGGTGTTTTGGGAATTGCTCTTTTTCCTGAATGGGTCCATTCGCTTTCCTACCAAATGAGTTGGTGCGCTAGCTTGGCTCTGAGTTATGGAGCTTTCTTTCGCCATCACTCCTCTTTTAGAAAAGCCGTTTTTACGCAACTAGGAATTTACCTTTGCATGGCTCCGCTACTCTATGGCTTGGGCAACCTACATCCGCTGAGCGTGCTCTTTAATCTGACCCTAGGAAACTTCGTGGCTTTATTCATTCTTCCTTTAGCTCTTCTCGCGAGTACGTTTCCCGCCTTGCGCCCTAGCTTTGATTTTCTCTTAGAGAGTTTCTTCTTTCTAGTGTCACACCTCACCGCTCCAATCCAACAAGAGAGCGCCCCCCTGCTCTCAACGGAAATCTTGTGGGCATGGATTACTCTGCTGCATCTACTGTGTTTTTTATTTCGCAAAAAGTTTTTTCAAGGAAGGGACTATTCGTCATGA
- a CDS encoding hydrolase (COG2333 Predicted hydrolase (metallo-beta-lactamase superfamily)), producing MKTILFLILLSATPTAHFPSLTGQVVWNVGQGQWFTAITEGHCYHFDAGGEKVPWRKIHYHCALRRNIVFLSHWDWDHISFLKRLRTFKNVCLAQSPLGKSSKYKLRLIASIKPCTDSHAPLTWSPSRYRNPNEASHVFLFQNWLLPGDSPKKQENIWSQKLPLSRVRFLLLGHHGSRTSTSENLLQKLPSLSVAIASARHQRHGHPHVQVRGRLRIQQISLLRTEDWGNIWHL from the coding sequence ATGAAAACTATCTTGTTTTTGATCCTTCTTAGTGCAACTCCGACAGCTCACTTCCCCTCACTAACGGGTCAGGTCGTTTGGAATGTCGGTCAAGGTCAGTGGTTTACTGCGATCACAGAAGGTCACTGTTATCACTTTGATGCCGGTGGTGAGAAGGTACCTTGGCGCAAAATTCATTATCACTGTGCCTTGAGGCGCAACATTGTCTTTCTGAGCCATTGGGACTGGGATCACATTTCGTTTTTAAAGCGCCTACGAACATTCAAAAACGTATGTCTTGCTCAAAGCCCTTTAGGAAAAAGCTCAAAATATAAATTGCGACTGATAGCCTCTATCAAACCTTGCACCGATAGTCATGCCCCACTGACTTGGAGCCCTTCGCGATATCGCAACCCCAACGAAGCTAGTCATGTTTTTCTATTTCAAAACTGGCTTCTTCCGGGTGATTCGCCGAAGAAACAAGAAAACATCTGGTCGCAAAAACTTCCACTATCGAGAGTGCGTTTTTTACTCTTGGGGCACCACGGAAGTCGCACCAGCACCTCTGAAAACCTTCTACAAAAGCTTCCCTCTCTGAGTGTGGCGATCGCTTCGGCAAGACATCAAAGACATGGACATCCCCATGTGCAAGTCCGAGGACGCCTCAGAATTCAACAAATATCACTTCTTAGAACCGAAGACTGGGGGAATATTTGGCATCTGTAA
- the lpxC gene encoding UDP-3-O-[3-hydroxymyristoyl] N-acetylglucosamine deacetylase (COG0774 UDP-3-O-acyl-N-acetylglucosamine deacetylase), which yields MFLQKTIRKKTQVKGIGIHSGDPCTLTFRPAPADTGVYFIRTDLPGSPSLKVTAKNVQATSHQTTIGGPAFSVATIEHCLSALSALRIDNLFIELDGPEIPIGDGSAKDFLTALLEVGMVEQDQPRKYCYITEPIYFSEGEKHAYVVPYHGLRLTVTIDFPHSEIGKQVFDLDINEQSFGRDVASARTFGFLKDVEALQARGLAKGGSLDNCIVLDQNGVINPDGLRWKDEFVRHKALDALGDLVTLEMPLMGHVVLYKAGHDVMNKLVRKVWESPQSFRHVELGADISQETERYAGWSLPAGS from the coding sequence ATGTTTCTACAGAAAACGATTCGTAAAAAAACACAGGTTAAAGGCATCGGAATTCATTCTGGTGATCCTTGCACGTTAACGTTCAGACCCGCTCCGGCGGATACGGGTGTTTATTTTATTCGCACGGATCTTCCGGGAAGCCCGTCTCTTAAAGTCACGGCTAAAAATGTTCAAGCAACCTCTCACCAAACAACCATTGGTGGGCCTGCTTTTTCCGTAGCAACGATTGAGCATTGTCTTTCGGCTCTTTCAGCTTTGCGTATTGATAATTTATTTATTGAATTAGACGGACCCGAAATTCCAATCGGCGATGGCAGTGCAAAAGATTTCTTAACGGCACTTCTTGAAGTCGGCATGGTTGAACAAGATCAACCGCGTAAGTATTGCTATATCACAGAACCGATTTATTTCAGCGAAGGTGAAAAGCACGCCTATGTGGTGCCTTACCATGGGCTTCGCTTAACGGTGACGATTGATTTCCCTCATTCTGAAATCGGCAAGCAAGTTTTTGATTTAGATATCAACGAACAATCTTTTGGAAGAGATGTCGCTTCTGCCAGAACTTTTGGTTTTCTGAAAGATGTGGAGGCCCTGCAGGCCCGTGGACTTGCCAAAGGTGGAAGTTTAGATAACTGCATCGTTTTGGATCAAAACGGTGTGATCAACCCTGATGGTCTTCGTTGGAAGGATGAATTCGTTCGTCACAAAGCTTTAGATGCCCTCGGAGACTTAGTCACTTTGGAGATGCCACTGATGGGGCACGTGGTGCTTTATAAGGCTGGCCACGACGTGATGAATAAGCTTGTGCGTAAGGTGTGGGAGTCTCCACAAAGCTTCCGTCACGTAGAGCTGGGCGCCGATATTTCGCAAGAGACGGAGCGCTATGCGGGATGGAGTCTGCCTGCCGGTTCTTGA
- a CDS encoding hypothetical protein (COG4448 L-asparaginase II) encodes MASKQPVMVEVLRGPVVESVHQVLAVVANEVGAVTHYWGHPQYLTFPRSCIKMLQAIPLVESGAAQKFELDDKMIALACASHSGEEFHLQSLQQWAEKVGFKESQLICGPHWPYNEDSARLMVRRGQEPTPFCNNCSGKHSGILTTCQHFGYDLANYQDYSHPAQKRLRDILTETMKVDHSKAAHGVDGCGIPTYAVPLQSIATGMSTFVNSKLAPKRKETAERILRAVRSYPEYVSGSNDTFTVDVVSKTQGRVIVKGGAEGVFTGILVDKKITFAVKCIDGNARAARLVAATLIAQFAGLSAEESAFLKSHLNPVIKNWKGDVVGQLRIAKPS; translated from the coding sequence ATGGCATCTAAACAGCCAGTAATGGTTGAAGTTTTACGAGGACCTGTTGTTGAAAGCGTCCACCAAGTTTTAGCAGTGGTAGCAAACGAGGTAGGGGCGGTGACTCATTATTGGGGGCATCCGCAGTATCTTACTTTCCCGCGTAGCTGTATCAAAATGCTTCAGGCAATTCCATTGGTAGAATCAGGCGCAGCTCAAAAGTTTGAGCTCGACGACAAGATGATTGCTTTGGCCTGCGCAAGTCACAGTGGTGAAGAATTTCATCTTCAATCCCTTCAACAGTGGGCAGAAAAGGTGGGCTTTAAAGAAAGTCAGCTGATCTGTGGACCTCATTGGCCTTACAACGAAGATAGCGCACGCTTGATGGTGCGTAGAGGGCAAGAGCCCACTCCATTCTGCAATAACTGTTCTGGTAAACACTCAGGCATCCTGACCACGTGTCAGCATTTTGGTTATGATCTGGCTAACTATCAGGACTACTCTCATCCGGCGCAAAAGCGCCTTCGCGATATTCTTACGGAAACCATGAAGGTGGATCATAGCAAAGCGGCTCACGGTGTCGATGGCTGTGGGATTCCGACCTATGCAGTTCCTTTGCAGTCCATAGCGACGGGAATGTCGACTTTTGTGAATTCGAAATTAGCCCCGAAAAGAAAAGAAACTGCGGAGCGCATTCTACGCGCAGTGCGCTCATATCCTGAGTATGTGTCGGGAAGCAATGATACTTTTACAGTGGATGTGGTCTCAAAGACACAGGGGAGAGTCATCGTCAAAGGTGGCGCTGAAGGCGTTTTTACGGGGATTCTCGTTGATAAAAAAATCACATTCGCGGTGAAATGTATTGATGGGAACGCTCGTGCGGCTCGTCTGGTGGCGGCCACATTGATCGCGCAATTCGCAGGGCTTTCAGCAGAGGAGTCTGCGTTTTTAAAGTCACACTTAAACCCAGTGATCAAAAACTGGAAAGGTGATGTGGTCGGGCAATTGCGGATTGCGAAGCCTAGCTAA
- a CDS encoding Holliday junction DNA helicase RuvB (COG2255 Holliday junction resolvasome, helicase subunit) produces the protein MSRILEGDLFEGEKSWENELRPQRFEEFPGQGNVKEKLKVFVAAAKHRGESLDHVLLCGPPGLGKTTLSKIIANDMGAEIKMTSGPAIDKKGDLAAILTSLKPHSVLFIDEIHRLSRHVEEYLYTAMEDYYIDIVTGDGLGARSMKFQLAPFTLVGATTRAGLLNPPFRDRFGIVERLQFYDKDALKQILMRSGEILKVEMNEEGAAEVARRSRGTPRVANRLLKRVRDYAQVKGDGTITKEIAIYALDQLGVDQYGLDLMDRRILSLIQEKYNGGPVGIDTMAAALSEERDTLEEMYEPFLIQEGFIQKTPRGRVITEFAKTTVLAPEK, from the coding sequence ATGAGTCGAATTCTTGAGGGAGATCTTTTCGAAGGAGAAAAAAGCTGGGAAAATGAGCTACGACCTCAGAGGTTTGAAGAGTTCCCAGGACAGGGTAACGTTAAAGAAAAATTAAAAGTTTTCGTTGCAGCGGCTAAACACCGTGGAGAATCTTTAGATCACGTTTTGTTGTGTGGCCCTCCTGGGTTGGGTAAGACGACGCTTTCAAAAATTATTGCGAACGATATGGGTGCTGAAATCAAAATGACTTCGGGCCCAGCGATTGATAAAAAAGGTGATCTCGCAGCAATTCTAACTTCTTTGAAGCCGCACTCAGTTTTATTTATTGATGAGATTCACAGACTCAGCCGCCATGTGGAAGAGTATCTCTACACAGCAATGGAAGATTATTATATCGATATTGTGACTGGTGATGGGCTTGGAGCGCGCTCGATGAAGTTTCAGCTAGCGCCCTTCACTTTGGTTGGAGCAACGACACGTGCAGGACTTTTAAACCCTCCGTTTCGCGACCGTTTCGGGATTGTCGAAAGACTTCAGTTCTATGATAAAGATGCATTGAAACAAATTTTGATGCGCTCTGGAGAAATTTTAAAAGTAGAGATGAACGAAGAGGGTGCGGCTGAAGTCGCTCGACGCTCGCGTGGAACTCCTCGAGTTGCGAATCGACTTTTGAAACGTGTTCGTGACTATGCTCAAGTAAAAGGTGATGGAACCATCACAAAAGAAATTGCGATTTATGCTTTAGATCAGCTCGGAGTGGATCAATATGGGCTAGATCTTATGGATCGTCGTATTTTGAGTCTCATTCAAGAAAAGTATAACGGTGGGCCTGTTGGTATTGATACAATGGCAGCGGCTCTTAGTGAAGAACGTGATACCCTTGAAGAGATGTACGAGCCTTTCTTAATACAAGAAGGATTTATTCAAAAAACACCTCGGGGACGTGTCATCACGGAGTTTGCAAAGACGACTGTTTTAGCTCCGGAGAAGTAG
- a CDS encoding Holliday junction DNA helicase RuvA (COG0632 Holliday junction resolvasome, DNA-binding subunit) — translation MIGYLRGKIIEVFTDTALIDVQGVGYEINVSSNTSQDLLQLLGKDIIVWVHTHVREDALSLFGFHSKEEKALFLSLLKVNGVGPKMALGILSGGRPSDIQNFIESGDAKKLSTLPRVGKKTAEQIILTLKGKLVSIDEGVKGKSESHTQITSALLNLGYKSQLVDQFVNGLDPNTTLEDGVRLALRQLSGGLS, via the coding sequence ATGATCGGATATCTTCGTGGGAAAATTATTGAGGTTTTCACAGATACAGCCTTAATCGATGTTCAAGGCGTTGGTTACGAAATCAATGTTTCTTCAAACACCTCTCAGGATCTTTTGCAGCTTTTAGGCAAAGACATCATCGTATGGGTTCATACCCATGTGCGCGAGGATGCGCTTTCACTTTTTGGTTTTCACTCAAAAGAAGAAAAAGCACTTTTCTTATCACTGCTTAAAGTAAATGGTGTTGGACCGAAGATGGCTTTAGGAATTCTTTCTGGTGGCCGTCCTTCAGATATTCAGAATTTTATTGAATCAGGCGATGCCAAAAAATTGTCGACTTTACCTCGTGTAGGTAAAAAAACGGCGGAACAAATTATTCTCACTCTTAAAGGGAAATTAGTCAGCATTGATGAGGGTGTTAAAGGAAAATCTGAATCTCATACGCAGATCACATCGGCTTTATTGAACTTGGGCTACAAGTCACAGCTTGTGGATCAGTTCGTCAATGGGTTGGATCCGAACACGACCCTGGAAGATGGAGTTCGTCTAGCGCTTCGTCAGCTTTCTGGAGGTCTTTCATGA
- a CDS encoding crossover junction endodeoxyribonuclease RuvC (COG0817 Holliday junction resolvasome, endonuclease subunit): MAAVILGVDPGTRITGFGIIRLDQGRIEHINHGVIVMDEKSSIPVRMKELGLSFREVLEKYQPQHVVIEKIFLGKNADSAFKLGHARGVIMAEAGMAGADVYEYATRSVKKGVTGNGGASKEEVQMVLQTLLNLKTITRIDASDALAMACHHIYEERKRAIMERAVSI; the protein is encoded by the coding sequence ATGGCGGCAGTTATTCTCGGAGTCGATCCGGGTACGCGAATCACAGGTTTTGGAATTATTCGCTTAGATCAAGGGCGAATCGAACACATCAATCATGGTGTGATTGTGATGGATGAAAAATCCAGCATTCCTGTGCGTATGAAAGAATTAGGTTTGTCTTTTCGTGAAGTTCTTGAAAAATATCAGCCTCAACACGTCGTGATTGAAAAAATCTTCTTAGGTAAAAACGCCGACAGTGCTTTTAAACTTGGTCACGCTCGCGGGGTTATCATGGCTGAAGCGGGGATGGCTGGCGCTGATGTTTATGAGTACGCCACTCGCTCTGTTAAGAAAGGTGTCACTGGAAATGGTGGTGCCAGCAAAGAAGAGGTGCAGATGGTTTTGCAAACTCTTTTAAATTTAAAAACTATCACTCGAATCGATGCTTCGGATGCTTTGGCGATGGCCTGTCATCATATCTATGAGGAACGCAAAAGAGCAATTATGGAAAGGGCCGTTTCAATATGA